The Halomonas elongata DSM 2581 DNA segment ACCGCCAGCGAAACGGTGCGTCCGGGCCTGGCCGTGATGGGCAATGCCGCCCATGCCCTGCATCCGGTAGCCGGACAGGGGTTCAACCTGGCGCTGCGAGGCGTGATGGATCTGGTGGCTGCCATCGAGGCGGGACTGGCGCGCGGCGATGCGCCGGGAGAGGCGGCCACGCTGAACGATTTCGAGGCCCGTCGCAGCGGGGATCGGGACAATGTGATTCGTTTCAGCGATGGCCTGGTGCGACTGTTCGGCTATGATCATCCGCTGTTGTCGCATGCCCGCGCCGCCGGTCTGGTGGGGCTCAATCTGCTGGGGCCGCTGCGTCGCACTTTGGCCAGGCGGGCCATGGGCATGGAGCGGTGATGATGCCGGAGATAAAGATGAAAGGGACGATGCCCCATGAAGACTGACACGGCGGGCAACGAGGTGATGATCGTCGGTGGCGGCATGGTCGGCGCGACCCTGGCGTGCCTGCTGGGGCAGGCCGGCGTGTCGGTGATGCTGCTGGATGCCAGGCCGGGGCCCGTGGATGCCGAGACGGCAGGGCGTGGGCCGGCGGATCTGCGGGTCAGTGCGCTGACGCCGGTGTCCCAGCGCCTGCTGGATGGCCTGGGCGTGTGGGCGTCGATGCGCGGGCGTCGTGTCACGCCTTATCACCATATGCGGGTCTGGGACGGCGAAGGCTCCGGCGAGGTGAGTTTTTCCGCCGATCAGGCGGGCCTGCCGGTCCTCGGTCATATCGTCGAGAATGACGTGGTGGTGGCGGCCCTGGAGGCGCGTCTGGCGGAGCTGCCCTCGGTACGGCGGCGTTTCGCTACCCGGGTCGTCGGGTTCGAGACGCATCATGATGCCCCGCTGGTGTGCCTGGAAGACGGCGAAAGGCTGAGTGCGCCCCTGGTGGTGGCCGCCGATGGGGCGCGTTCGCCGCTGCGGGAGATGGCCGGGATCGAGACCCGGTCGCATGACACCGGGCAGGTGGCGCTGGTGACCTCGGTGTGCACCGAACGCCCTCACGGCGGCGTGGCACGACAGGCCTTCCTGGCCGATGGGCCGCTGGCGTTCTTGCCGCTGACCCTGGACGGCGATGACCGTCATTGCTCGATCGTCTGGTCGACCTCGCCGGATGAGGCCGAGCGGCTGTCAGCGTTGCCGGCTGAAGCGCTGGGAGCGGAGCTGGAGGCCGGTATCGGTGCCTGCCTGGGCCGGGTGACGCCGACTGACCGGGCGATGTGCCTGCCGCTGACCCAGCGTCACGCCGAACGCTATACACTGCCGGGACTGGCCCTGGTGGGCGATGCCGCGCACAGCATTCACCCCTTGGCGGGTCAGGGAGCCAACCTGGGCTTGATGGATGTGGCGGTGCTGGCCGAGGAACTGCTCGAGGCACGGCGGCGTGGCATCGCACTGGGCGATGAGGCCTGGCTGGCGCGTTATGCGCGTCGTCGTCGGGGCGACAATGCCGCCATGTTGCGCCTGATGGATGGGTTCAGGCTGCTGTTCGGGGCGCGCCATCCGGCGCTGACCCTGGCGCGCAACCTGGGGCTCGCCGGCGTCGACCGGCTGGGCCCCGTCAAGCGTTTGCTGATGCAGCAGGCGGCGGGTCGGCGGGGCCGCCTGCCCGACACCTGCCTGTGAGCGGTTTCGTCGTCAGCGCTTGCGTTCATCCAGCACGTTCAAGGCCTTGAGCAGGTTCAGGGCCTCGCCGAGCTGGTAGTCGTCGCGCAGGCGGGCATTGAGCTCTCCGCTTTCCGCGTCCTTGCCGTTGCCGGACAGGTGGCCTTCCAGGTCGGCTTCGCGGACCCGCAGGCCGTTGTCCTGGGCGACCTCGAGACGACCGCGCACCACCTCGACATCGGGCTTGATGCCCTGGGCCTGAATGGAGCGGCCGCTCGGCGTGAAGTAGCGCGCGGTGGTCAGCTTGAGGGCCTCGTTCTCGCCCAGCGGCATGATCTGCTGCACCGAACCCTTGCCGAAGCTCTCGGTTCCCATCACCACGCCGCGTCGCTGGTCCTGCAGGGCGCCGGCGACGATCTCCGCCGCCGAAGCGCTGCCGCCATTGATCAACACCACCAGCGGGACATCGGGGGCGGTGGTGGCGCGGTTGGCATAGAAGCTCAATTCGCTGTCGGCCAGCCGGCCTTCGGTGTAGACGATGCGGCCATCGTCGAGGAAGGCATCGGCCACGTCGACGGCGGCCTGAAGCACGCCACCGGGGTTGTTGCGAAGGTCGAGCACCAGCCCCTGCAGTGGGCCGTCATCGGTCAATTCGTTCAGGGCGTTGACGACCTGATCGCCGGTGCGGGCCTGGAACTGGCTGATCCGCAGGTAACCGTAACCCGGGGCCAGGGTGTCGCTCTTCACGCTCTGGGTCCGGATGACCTCGCGCTCCAGGGTGATGTTGCGCGGTGCATCCTCGCCCTGGCGGATGATGGTCAGGCGGATGTCGGTACCCGGGTCGCCACGCATCAGGTCGACCGCCTCCTGCAGCGACATGCCCTCGGTCGGGGTGTCGTTGATGCGCAGGATGGTGTCCTGAGCCTGGAGGCCGGCGCGTGAGGCAGGTGTGTCATCGATGGGCGTGATCACGGTGATCTGGCCGTCGCGCTTGCCGACCTCGATACCCACGCCGCCGAACTCGCCCTGGGTGGATTCGCGCAGGTTCTCGTAGGCCTCGGCGTCGAGGTAGGAGGAATGCGGGTCCAGCTCGCTCAACATGCCACGCATGGCGTTGTGCAGCAGGGTGGCGTCGTCGACCTCCTCGACATAGGCACGCTTGATGCGTTCGAACACCTCGGCGAAGGCCTGGATCTCGGCCACCGGCAGGTCGTCTTCGGTCTCGTTTGCAGCGACGACGGGAAGCGGAGCGGCGAGGAGAGCGATGGGCAACAGTATCGCTCCCAGGCGGCGCCGGAGTGTGGGGCTTAGAGGCATGCGGTCTCTCGCGGTTCCATTGGAGTGGGCCCAGCATAGCGTGGGCATGGCGGCCAAGAAAACACTGAAGCGAGGGGACGTCGTTCTGGACGTCCCCGTGGCGTTTACCGCCGGGCCACCCAGCTCTGGGGGTCGATGGGATCCCCGGCACGACGCACCTCGAAATACAGG contains these protein-coding regions:
- a CDS encoding UbiH/UbiF/VisC/COQ6 family ubiquinone biosynthesis hydroxylase, which translates into the protein MKTDTAGNEVMIVGGGMVGATLACLLGQAGVSVMLLDARPGPVDAETAGRGPADLRVSALTPVSQRLLDGLGVWASMRGRRVTPYHHMRVWDGEGSGEVSFSADQAGLPVLGHIVENDVVVAALEARLAELPSVRRRFATRVVGFETHHDAPLVCLEDGERLSAPLVVAADGARSPLREMAGIETRSHDTGQVALVTSVCTERPHGGVARQAFLADGPLAFLPLTLDGDDRHCSIVWSTSPDEAERLSALPAEALGAELEAGIGACLGRVTPTDRAMCLPLTQRHAERYTLPGLALVGDAAHSIHPLAGQGANLGLMDVAVLAEELLEARRRGIALGDEAWLARYARRRRGDNAAMLRLMDGFRLLFGARHPALTLARNLGLAGVDRLGPVKRLLMQQAAGRRGRLPDTCL
- a CDS encoding S41 family peptidase, which produces MPLSPTLRRRLGAILLPIALLAAPLPVVAANETEDDLPVAEIQAFAEVFERIKRAYVEEVDDATLLHNAMRGMLSELDPHSSYLDAEAYENLRESTQGEFGGVGIEVGKRDGQITVITPIDDTPASRAGLQAQDTILRINDTPTEGMSLQEAVDLMRGDPGTDIRLTIIRQGEDAPRNITLEREVIRTQSVKSDTLAPGYGYLRISQFQARTGDQVVNALNELTDDGPLQGLVLDLRNNPGGVLQAAVDVADAFLDDGRIVYTEGRLADSELSFYANRATTAPDVPLVVLINGGSASAAEIVAGALQDQRRGVVMGTESFGKGSVQQIMPLGENEALKLTTARYFTPSGRSIQAQGIKPDVEVVRGRLEVAQDNGLRVREADLEGHLSGNGKDAESGELNARLRDDYQLGEALNLLKALNVLDERKR